The Desulfosporosinus acidiphilus SJ4 genome has a window encoding:
- a CDS encoding ATP-binding protein, translating to MFIVSIDEDQCSGCNSCTEGCPAHLLGFNDDKAQVVGDESECMGCESCISVCPTGAITITEM from the coding sequence GTGTTTATCGTATCAATTGACGAGGATCAGTGCTCTGGCTGCAACTCATGTACTGAAGGGTGCCCAGCTCACCTGCTTGGCTTTAACGATGACAAAGCACAAGTAGTCGGCGACGAATCAGAATGCATGGGTTGCGAGAGCTGCATTTCTGTATGTCCGACGGGTGCTATCACAATTACCGAAATGTAA
- a CDS encoding cobyrinate a,c-diamide synthase, whose amino-acid sequence MLTLSEGSSLKIKENSYNVPRLVIGAPQGRSGKTTFTLGLLRALSSQGIKVQPFKKGPDYIDTNWHTVAAGTVSRNLDAYFMTQQELCESVFCHTRDKNVAVIEGAMGLYDGSDLKGSSSTAEIAKITRTPVLLVVDATRMTRSIAAMVMGYQHFDPDVQILGVVLNKVARNRHEKVARESIEEFCKVPVVGAIPKDLNLTIPDRHLGLITSGEIHETNQLLDYFAEIIIKHVDLDLVLKLAQSAPEIPNISDYFKVNQSEVPKVRSNAPKIGIIRDAAFSFYYPENIEALQRQGAELVTIKALSDDKLPSDLDALYIGGGFPEVFAAELEKNQSIREEIKGCAEKGLPIYAECGGLMYLGRTIRTSDQCYNMVGLLPFDTQMERKPQGHGYTLMKVSQAQPWFDQDTEVKGHEFHNSRIINLPSEIEFGFQVKRGHGIDGQSDGICYKNVFASYNHLHAIGCPAWAERMVELALLYKQKKWLSIEKVAGQN is encoded by the coding sequence ATGTTGACATTGTCAGAAGGTTCTTCCTTAAAAATTAAAGAAAACAGCTATAACGTCCCACGCTTAGTTATTGGAGCGCCTCAAGGGAGAAGTGGTAAGACCACCTTCACTTTAGGCTTGTTGAGAGCTCTGTCCAGTCAGGGTATAAAAGTTCAGCCATTTAAGAAAGGTCCGGATTACATTGATACCAACTGGCATACTGTTGCCGCTGGGACTGTAAGCCGGAATTTAGATGCCTATTTTATGACCCAGCAAGAACTATGTGAGTCAGTTTTTTGTCATACTCGTGATAAGAATGTTGCTGTCATCGAAGGTGCAATGGGTTTATATGATGGGTCTGATCTGAAAGGAAGCAGTTCAACGGCAGAGATTGCTAAGATAACTCGGACCCCAGTTCTTTTAGTTGTAGACGCCACTCGTATGACCCGAAGTATTGCTGCAATGGTCATGGGGTATCAGCATTTTGATCCTGATGTTCAAATCCTTGGTGTTGTTCTAAACAAAGTTGCCAGAAACCGCCATGAGAAAGTTGCTCGTGAATCCATTGAAGAATTTTGTAAGGTCCCAGTGGTTGGGGCAATACCTAAGGATCTTAATTTAACCATTCCTGATCGGCACCTTGGCTTAATTACCAGCGGAGAGATCCATGAAACAAATCAATTATTGGACTACTTTGCTGAAATTATCATAAAACACGTCGATCTTGATCTTGTTCTGAAATTAGCTCAAAGTGCACCGGAAATCCCGAATATATCAGATTATTTTAAAGTTAATCAAAGCGAGGTTCCTAAAGTTAGAAGTAATGCACCTAAAATTGGTATTATTCGAGATGCTGCTTTTAGTTTTTATTATCCGGAAAATATTGAGGCCTTGCAGCGTCAAGGTGCTGAACTTGTCACAATAAAGGCACTCTCTGATGATAAGCTGCCAAGTGATCTGGATGCCCTATATATTGGAGGAGGCTTCCCTGAAGTTTTCGCAGCAGAACTTGAAAAAAATCAATCAATCAGGGAAGAGATTAAGGGCTGCGCCGAAAAGGGACTCCCTATTTATGCCGAATGCGGTGGATTAATGTATTTAGGCCGTACCATACGAACCTCAGATCAATGTTATAATATGGTGGGATTACTCCCTTTTGACACACAAATGGAACGAAAACCTCAAGGCCATGGATATACACTAATGAAGGTAAGCCAAGCGCAACCTTGGTTTGATCAAGATACGGAAGTTAAGGGACATGAATTCCACAATTCTCGAATTATTAACTTGCCGTCTGAGATAGAATTTGGTTTTCAAGTTAAACGTGGACATGGAATTGACGGGCAAAGTGATGGGATTTGTTATAAGAATGTATTTGCTTCTTATAATCACCTTCACGCCATAGGCTGTCCGGCGTGGGCTGAGCGTATGGTTGAACTTGCCTTGCTATATAAACAAAAGAAATGGCTATCTATTGAAAAGGTAGCAGGTCAGAATTAA
- a CDS encoding LysR family transcriptional regulator, giving the protein MEQHFLVFKEVAETKNITLSAKKLHMSQSSISLQIQNLENQYGARFFDRTNKGVTLTKEGEIFYTHVRSVLDILMNAKEQISALSKGRRGLIYLGATLTIGEYILPNILAYLYRNHPDVDFKVKIANTDSISQDVLEKKIHIGLIEGPVPRHKDLNVEKFWEDELVVVLPYFHPWASRESITLAELPHERLVTREDGSGTRKVMEMALKERGLEPEQLNISMELGSTQAIKEVVAAGLGITIISSLTVRRECDQKIFKSLKIQDAPVYRPLSILTNAQPNAQSAQSKDERLLIDLLHDHRLLSNILSKDYNELDSIE; this is encoded by the coding sequence ATGGAACAACACTTTCTTGTTTTTAAAGAAGTGGCGGAAACTAAAAATATTACGCTCTCTGCGAAGAAACTCCATATGAGCCAATCTAGTATAAGTTTGCAGATCCAAAACCTGGAGAATCAATATGGCGCTCGTTTTTTTGATCGGACCAATAAAGGGGTAACCTTAACAAAAGAGGGGGAAATTTTTTATACTCATGTACGCAGTGTTCTGGATATCCTTATGAATGCTAAGGAACAGATCAGTGCCTTGTCAAAAGGTCGCAGGGGCTTAATTTATTTGGGTGCAACGCTGACAATAGGTGAATATATTCTTCCTAATATTCTGGCATATTTATATAGAAATCATCCGGATGTGGATTTTAAAGTTAAAATTGCCAATACCGATTCTATATCGCAAGATGTTCTGGAGAAGAAAATTCATATCGGCTTAATTGAGGGCCCAGTCCCACGTCATAAAGATCTTAATGTTGAGAAATTTTGGGAAGACGAATTAGTGGTTGTCCTACCGTATTTTCATCCCTGGGCATCCAGAGAAAGTATAACCTTAGCTGAATTGCCTCACGAACGCTTAGTTACTCGTGAAGATGGTTCCGGGACGAGAAAGGTTATGGAGATGGCCCTTAAGGAGCGAGGACTTGAACCTGAGCAATTAAATATCAGTATGGAGTTGGGAAGTACTCAGGCAATCAAAGAAGTTGTGGCAGCAGGGTTAGGAATAACGATTATTTCCTCACTTACTGTACGGCGAGAATGTGATCAAAAAATCTTTAAATCGTTAAAGATTCAGGATGCTCCGGTTTATAGGCCTCTTAGCATCCTGACCAATGCTCAGCCAAATGCCCAGTCTGCTCAAAGTAAAGACGAGCGCTTATTAATTGATTTACTTCATGATCATAGATTGCTGTCCAATATTTTAAGTAAAGACTATAATGAATTGGATAGTATCGAATAA
- a CDS encoding zinc-ribbon domain containing protein, with translation MFNDKILTCKECGRDFEFTASEQEFYAEKGFTNEPGRCPECRAARKAQTRKNGNGFSRQPREMFSAICATCGKETTVPFQPSGDKPVYCRDCYQQRSRSSW, from the coding sequence ATGTTTAACGACAAAATCTTAACTTGTAAAGAATGTGGTCGGGATTTCGAATTTACCGCTTCTGAGCAAGAGTTCTACGCTGAGAAAGGATTTACAAACGAGCCTGGCCGTTGTCCGGAATGCCGAGCCGCCAGAAAAGCCCAAACCAGGAAAAACGGCAATGGGTTTTCCAGACAACCTAGGGAAATGTTCTCTGCAATTTGTGCAACCTGTGGAAAAGAAACAACGGTTCCATTTCAGCCATCCGGCGACAAACCCGTATATTGCCGGGATTGCTACCAGCAACGTTCTCGCAGCAGTTGGTAG
- the dsrB gene encoding dissimilatory-type sulfite reductase subunit beta encodes MAKLDQGPPNYKEMLPQVILENYGKWQYHEIPQPGVLKHVAESGAALYSVRVGSPRLVSIDFIRDICNLADQYCDGHLRFTTRNNVEFLVSDEAKLKSLLETLNAQGYAVGGTGASISNIIHTQGWVHCHTPATDASGVVKAVMDDLYEYFDSMKLPAKLKMGLACCLNMCGSTHCSDIGIVGVHRTPPRIDHEKLRKTTEIPSLVASCPTGAIRPDPKNKSVIVNEDKCMYCGNCYTMSPAMEIYDPRNDGIAILIGGKVSNARTAPSFSRMVIPFLPNNPPRWPEVTEAIRSIIELWIANANKGERLGEWIERIGWEKFFSLSGLPFSEMLIDDYIFARDTFRTAAGFKF; translated from the coding sequence ATGGCAAAGTTAGACCAAGGACCTCCTAATTATAAAGAGATGCTTCCCCAAGTAATCTTAGAAAACTACGGCAAATGGCAATATCATGAGATCCCACAGCCGGGTGTACTCAAACACGTTGCAGAGAGCGGCGCTGCTCTTTACAGTGTGCGTGTTGGTTCTCCGCGTTTGGTGAGTATCGATTTCATTCGTGATATTTGTAATCTTGCTGACCAATACTGCGATGGACATCTTCGTTTTACAACACGTAACAATGTTGAATTCTTAGTGTCTGATGAGGCAAAACTTAAGTCTTTGCTTGAGACTTTAAATGCTCAAGGATATGCAGTTGGTGGTACAGGAGCTTCCATCAGTAACATCATTCATACTCAAGGTTGGGTACACTGCCATACACCTGCAACGGATGCTTCCGGCGTAGTTAAAGCAGTTATGGATGACTTATACGAGTATTTCGATTCCATGAAACTTCCTGCTAAATTAAAAATGGGCTTAGCTTGCTGCTTAAACATGTGTGGATCTACACACTGCAGTGATATTGGAATTGTTGGTGTACACCGTACGCCTCCTCGTATTGACCATGAAAAGCTTCGTAAAACAACCGAAATTCCGTCACTCGTCGCCAGTTGCCCAACTGGTGCGATTCGTCCAGATCCGAAGAATAAGAGCGTTATCGTTAATGAAGATAAATGCATGTATTGCGGTAACTGCTATACTATGTCTCCTGCTATGGAAATCTATGATCCGAGAAATGACGGTATTGCCATCCTCATCGGTGGTAAAGTTTCTAATGCCCGTACGGCACCGAGCTTTTCTCGCATGGTAATTCCGTTCCTGCCTAACAATCCGCCGCGTTGGCCAGAAGTTACTGAAGCTATTCGCAGTATCATCGAGCTTTGGATTGCGAATGCAAACAAAGGTGAACGTCTGGGTGAATGGATTGAGCGTATTGGTTGGGAGAAATTCTTCAGCTTAAGCGGACTTCCTTTCTCGGAAATGCTCATTGATGATTACATCTTTGCGCGTGATACGTTCCGTACAGCAGCAGGATTTAAATTCTAA
- a CDS encoding nitrilase-related carbon-nitrogen hydrolase, giving the protein MKQDCRIGLVQMESHIGEREANFMRITHLAQVACKEKISFLCFPECALDGYSPRDAAEIGEPFTSSAMKRLRECAEDLGITLLVGLVEHDRKVAKPYISQAVLSPGIEDMVYRKVHLGRSELDYFTPGDQFPVFNAHGTTFAVGICWDWHFPEMAAIYSLKGAELIFAPHASPVVAGDRREIWLRYLGARAYDNSVYLGACNLIGSDGKSKEFSGGTLTIGPKGEVITQSEISGEGVFWADLSAERINKIRQFDRTSMRDSFFLADRRKELYRELIELDVQRPSR; this is encoded by the coding sequence ATGAAACAGGACTGCCGTATAGGTTTGGTTCAGATGGAATCTCATATTGGAGAAAGAGAAGCTAATTTCATGAGAATCACTCATCTTGCACAAGTGGCCTGTAAGGAGAAGATTTCCTTTTTGTGTTTTCCCGAATGTGCTTTAGATGGATATTCACCACGTGATGCTGCTGAAATAGGGGAACCATTTACTTCTTCTGCAATGAAGCGTTTGAGAGAGTGTGCCGAAGATCTTGGAATTACGTTACTTGTTGGACTTGTCGAGCACGACAGAAAGGTTGCAAAGCCGTATATTTCTCAAGCTGTATTGTCTCCTGGAATAGAGGATATGGTGTACAGAAAAGTGCATTTAGGAAGAAGTGAGTTGGATTATTTTACGCCAGGTGATCAATTTCCTGTGTTCAATGCTCATGGAACAACATTTGCTGTTGGAATATGCTGGGACTGGCATTTTCCGGAAATGGCAGCTATCTATTCTTTAAAAGGTGCGGAACTTATTTTTGCCCCTCATGCCTCTCCTGTGGTAGCAGGTGATCGTAGAGAAATTTGGTTAAGATATCTGGGAGCAAGAGCTTACGATAATTCGGTCTATCTGGGAGCTTGTAACCTTATTGGGAGTGACGGAAAATCGAAAGAGTTCAGCGGCGGAACTTTGACCATTGGCCCTAAAGGGGAAGTAATAACTCAATCCGAAATTTCCGGAGAAGGAGTTTTCTGGGCTGATTTATCTGCTGAGCGAATTAACAAGATTCGTCAATTTGATCGCACTTCAATGAGGGACAGTTTCTTTCTCGCAGACAGGCGTAAGGAGCTCTACCGCGAGTTAATTGAACTTGATGTTCAAAGACCGAGTCGGTAA
- the dsrA gene encoding dissimilatory-type sulfite reductase subunit alpha produces the protein MTEKKTPLLDELEKGKWPSFVTEMKRAAVKTESASELLQVLERSYVEHRGHWKHGGIVGVRGYGGGVIGRYVDEPETYPNVAEFHTVRINQPSGFFYNTKTLRTICDIWEKYGSGLTNMHGSTGDVILLGCKTEDIQTIFDEYSEAGFDLGGSGSCLRTTNCCVGPGRCEYACYDTLEACYNITNEFMDELHRPMWPYKSKIKFSGCANDCTGAIARADISVIGTWRDSLQFNQAAVKEYAAKNFDIQGQVCDKCPTKCLTYNSEKQELSVVAEDCTRCHHCINMMPKAIKAGKEKGATILIGGKSTIVQSAFMSSVVVPFIKMEAENDYEEFKDLVRRVWDWWDENGKSRERLGELIYRVGMGKFLRECEIPAVPQQVFRPRANPYVFWQQDDLDRSGTALDGSKL, from the coding sequence ATGACGGAAAAGAAAACGCCGCTACTGGACGAGTTAGAAAAAGGAAAATGGCCCAGTTTTGTGACGGAAATGAAACGCGCTGCAGTTAAAACTGAATCTGCCAGCGAGTTGCTCCAAGTCTTGGAGAGATCCTATGTAGAGCACAGAGGACACTGGAAACATGGTGGAATTGTAGGAGTAAGAGGTTACGGCGGTGGTGTTATCGGCCGTTATGTTGATGAGCCGGAAACCTATCCGAATGTTGCTGAATTCCACACAGTCCGCATCAACCAACCATCAGGCTTTTTCTACAACACGAAAACACTTCGTACAATTTGTGATATTTGGGAGAAATATGGCAGTGGCTTAACCAACATGCATGGTTCCACTGGAGACGTCATCTTACTCGGCTGCAAAACTGAAGATATCCAAACAATCTTTGATGAGTATAGCGAAGCTGGATTTGACTTGGGTGGTTCAGGTTCCTGCCTGAGAACCACTAACTGTTGTGTAGGACCTGGCCGCTGTGAGTATGCATGTTATGATACTCTTGAAGCCTGCTACAACATTACGAATGAATTCATGGATGAGCTTCACCGCCCAATGTGGCCATATAAGAGCAAAATTAAGTTCTCAGGCTGCGCTAATGACTGCACAGGTGCAATTGCCCGTGCCGATATCTCCGTAATTGGAACCTGGCGTGATTCTCTCCAATTCAATCAAGCTGCTGTCAAAGAATATGCAGCTAAGAACTTTGATATTCAAGGTCAGGTTTGTGATAAATGCCCAACTAAATGCCTGACTTATAATAGTGAAAAACAAGAACTTTCTGTTGTTGCTGAAGATTGCACACGTTGTCATCACTGCATCAACATGATGCCGAAAGCAATCAAAGCCGGTAAGGAAAAAGGTGCTACCATTCTGATCGGCGGTAAGTCAACAATCGTTCAATCCGCATTTATGTCTTCAGTCGTTGTACCTTTCATAAAAATGGAAGCTGAAAATGATTATGAAGAATTCAAGGATCTGGTTCGCCGCGTATGGGATTGGTGGGATGAAAACGGTAAGTCTCGTGAGCGTCTCGGTGAATTAATCTATCGCGTTGGAATGGGCAAATTCCTTCGTGAATGTGAAATTCCTGCAGTACCGCAACAAGTCTTCCGTCCGCGTGCTAACCCGTATGTATTCTGGCAACAAGATGACCTCGACAGGTCTGGAACTGCTCTTGATGGTTCGAAACTCTAA